The nucleotide window CCTTACACATCATTGCGCTGTCCAGCCGGGGCTGGCTGCAATCCAGCGACCACATCCAGATATTCTCACTGTGGTGGAAATGCTTCCACGAGGGTAGCTACAGTGGGTCCTACGAAGATGGCTGCCAGAGCGTGATGGACTACACCTGGGGAAGAGCAGCCGCCACCATGCTCTTCTGTGTCTTTATCATCCTGGTGATCTTCTTCATCCTGTCCTTCTTTGCCCTCTGTGGACCCCAGATGCTTGTCTTCCTGAGAGTTATTGGAGGCCTCATGGCCCTGGCTGCTGTGTTCCAGACCATCTCACTGATAATTTACCCTGTGAAGTACACGCAGACCTTCAACCTTCATGCCAACCCCACGGTCACCTACATCTATAACTGGGCCTACGGCTTTGGGTGGGCAGCCACCATTATCCTGATCGGTTGCTCCTTCTTCTTTTGCTGCCTACGCAACTACCAAGACGACCTTCTGGGCAATGCAAAGCCCAGGTACTTCCACCCACCCGCCTAACATGGGAGCCAGAGTGGAAGAAAATCATTGCTGTCAAATGATTTCCAGGGAACCAAACTGTTTCCTCCAGCCTACTTTGTATCTATGTTTTGGCAGTGTTCATAATATTAAATAGtcaaaaatgctaaaataatttaGGAGAAAATGTTAATTAGTGTTACAGTTTCATATTCACCTTTTATGTATGTGTACTCATGCCATGCTGATATTTCTTTATATCTCTCCATAACATTTATATTGCACTTGTAAGAGAATATGAACACGAAACTTATCATTTGATAAGGTGAAAATGGGAAGTGTTCCAAGATTTAATAATCTGATCAAGTTTTTGTTCATTTCCACACAGAATGGACTGGGTGTAGTAGGGTAAGAAGAAAACTGATATAATTGGTAAAAAGTGTCAGTGACCAAACATTctaaaagaactgcaaaaaaagtgcgtgtgtgttttttttaagccTTTCGCTATTTAAAGAAGCAAAATAGTTTCCTAAATGCATATCAATTGGTGATAATTATAGTTAATATTCTGAATAATTATGTTTTTGCTAAGCTTCATGTTGTGCTGAATATGTCATCTAGGAAAGTATTGTTTCATAGTCAAAGCCTGTTGCAATAGTAAGGCCTTTGTAATGGTgaaatgttaaaatgaaattctctcttttaaatttctttatgggGTTAAGGTGTGGGAAAATGCTGTTATTAATACATCTGTATCGTTTTGTGTCTATATGTTCAGAACCAGCATTGACTTGATTGAAAGATGGACGGGGTCTAATACATCATGACTGATAGCTCTGATTATATTGTATAGTAAAGCATTAGGACAGCCATTCCTATCACTGAAGTTCCATTAAAACCATCTGAAGAAGTGGCTTGATTTGTTTAAATATCAGGTTTAACTGGGCTCTCATCATGTAGACACAGCTTCTGATAGAAGGCAGCTATAAACAGAAACTACATGTAATTAAAAACCCGGTcttccagtcccagctacttgggagactgaagcaagagaattgcttaagcccaagagttagaggttgctgtgagctgtgatgccatggccctctactgagggtgacatggtgaaactctgtctccaaaacaaacaaacctccccaccccccaaaataatgCCTGGTCTTCCTGGGTAAACACATATAAAATGTCTGATGTAAAACATCAATAGGAGAATTCAGGGATGTGAGTTTCTCTGAATGACATAtgatttgtgtaatttttttaacatttatacttACATAATGAAAACCAACTCAGTTATCTATCAAATTACTATTTTGTAAGTTGCGGAATAAACAATTGAAGTTTTCCTTATGCATTTTTCCCAATAAACCAGGtataccaaaacaaacaaacaaacaaacacacagccaatatcatattgaatggagttaaattgaaatcatttccactcagattgggAACCTGGCAAGTTTGCctattgtctctattgctctttaacattgtaatggaagttctagccattgcaattagggaagaaaaggtgatcaagggtatccacatagggtcagaagagatcaaactttcactcttcgcagatgacatgatcgtatatctggaaaacactacggattctactacaaaacttttagaagtgatcaaggaatacagcaatgtctcaggctacaaaatcaacacccataaatctgtagcctttatatataccaagaagaaGCCAagaatagccaagctgaaaaaacagtcaaggactctattcctttcacagtagtgccaaagaagatgaaatatttgggagtatacctaaaaggacgtgaaagatctctacaaagagtactatgaaactttaagaaaagaaatagctgaagatgttaacaaatggaaaaacataccatgctcatgactgggaagaatcaacattgttaaaatgtctatactacccaaagcaatatataattttaatgcaattcctattaaagctccattgtc belongs to Nycticebus coucang isolate mNycCou1 chromosome 9, mNycCou1.pri, whole genome shotgun sequence and includes:
- the LOC128593877 gene encoding p53 apoptosis effector related to PMP-22-like; this encodes MLRCGLACECCRWILLLLLLSGIALHIIALSSRGWLQSSDHIQIFSLWWKCFHEGSYSGSYEDGCQSVMDYTWGRAAATMLFCVFIILVIFFILSFFALCGPQMLVFLRVIGGLMALAAVFQTISLIIYPVKYTQTFNLHANPTVTYIYNWAYGFGWAATIILIGCSFFFCCLRNYQDDLLGNAKPRYFHPPA